In Daphnia pulex isolate KAP4 chromosome 7, ASM2113471v1, one genomic interval encodes:
- the LOC124198206 gene encoding homeobox protein B-H2-like isoform X1 yields the protein MEAEEDSPVVDLSVSRKPAEAMNQHREQQPFKFDLADLPQDLSVHRSHFSALAGINPTPAHGGAGFSGNGNGVGRSALSPLPVQAHMQSPFIPLHHRSGGVTPTSKNPWPKDEIQVTRIEKPKERDANKEMDRPIKDEIEVVHLKDGSRSSNRRSFRPLSIRPDNNQVVYTIKNSEEGRVNGYSNGYGSASDMEINDELPDDEADDLSDDAQGENLEDLPMPPSPVRKEMTETERLENQLLIQRLQAELRTEEMRLVLLKKIRQTQLLAAQQQQQQQQQQQQQQLHQQQQQQQQQQQTNLTVASNSHDVKTGPPATSTKQPHPAHLSISSPQQQQQQQQQQQQQLHHHHGGQHVKSSSKNNNNHMSSSPSSRNSSNSQNSSRHSTNVANMAMNLLHQQQQQGHRNSNSNVLSPLMQHQQLQQHQQQLLRGSAGLLAHSRAPITTPPNVVMGLAIGSGAPSPSSPSIQGHDKRDHMRTSTSSPNVAQSGSSSTLGLHHHTSASSSRQVEDPQTAAQRQAAAKLALRKQLEKTLLQIPPPKPPPPEMHFIPNPNNTEFIYLLGLEAVVDRLTQGADHPTPPIPFICSQCGTDFSSLWKWDKAATLEKPAVMCDQCVTNNVKKALKAEHTNRLKTAFVRALQQEQEIEQRLAQGGNISPPIPPHHPMPAPSHASASVHSKAYDSLPASTQIIPFSTKSINSGTPAPAHSPLVGSHSAVSLSIAVGKDRMERERDREREREREREREIREHRERERERERDRERERERERERNENREREKERQANAAAAAAAAAAASASFDFSKMPDPTKLFGHQMSAMQNALQAQLLRGMGLPSGSASMSSHAHNPLMNPFSSLLYPYQLAMAASAAQAAAQGRGNSGGGGSGGAGGSGNSSRDNSAAAFTAASLAELQRQYLLDMLPHLPNMAAAAASSAGSRSSQGQSQGHGDGRQNWKS from the exons atggaagcagaagaagattcaCCGGTTGTCGACCTTTCCgtcag TAGGAAACCGGCAGAGGCGATGAATCAACACCGTGAACAACAGCCGTTCAAGTTTGATTTGGCTGACCTCCCCCAGGACTTGTCCGTCCATCGCAGCCATTTCAGCGCTCTGGCTGGTATCAATCCAACACCTGCTCACGGAGGGGCTGGATTCAGTGGCAACGGTAACGGCGTTGGCCGCAGCGCTTTGAGTCCTCTACCTGTTCAGGCTCATATGCAATCCCCTTTCATTCCACTTCACCATCGATCTGGAGGAGTCACACCGACTAGCAAAAATCCCTGGCCAAAAGATGAAATTCAG GTAACGCGAATCGAAAAGCCTAAAGAGCGTGACGCCAATAAGGAAATGGATCGGCCGATCAAAGATGAAATTGAAGTGGTTCACCTGAAGGATGGATCGCGTTCATCGAACCGGCGGTCGTTCCGCCCACTCTCGATACGCCCGGATAACAACCAAGTTGTCTACACGATTAAAAACTCTGAAGAAGGACGCGTCAACGGCTACAGCAATGGTTACGGCAGTGCCAGCGATATGGAAATCAACGATGAACTACCCGATGATGAAGCGGATGATCTAAGTGATGATGCCCAGGGTGAAAATCTGGAAGATTTACCCATGCCTCCCTCTCCGGTTAGAAAG GAAATGACCGAGACGGAACGGTTAGAGAATCAACTACTTATACAAAGGCTGCAAGCCGAGTTGAGGACAGAAGAGATGCGATTGGTACTGCTCAAAAAGATTCGACAAACTCAGCTTTTAGctgcccaacaacaacagcaacaacaacaacagcagcagcagcaacagctccatcagcagcagcaacaacagcaacaacaacaacagacaaatTTGACAGTTGCCTCAAACTCTCACGACGTCAAAACAG gaccACCAGCTACCAGTACGAAGCAGCCTCATCCTGCCCACTTATCGATTTCGTcacctcagcagcagcagcagcaacaacagcagcagcagcagcagcttcatcACCACCATGGGGGACAGCACGTGAAATCGAGcagtaaaaacaacaacaaccacatgAGCTCGTCGCCGTCTTCCCGAAATAGTTCAAACTCGCAAAATTCATCACGCCATTCGACCAATGTTGCCAACATGGCCATGAATTTACttcatcaacaacagcaacagggACATCGCAATTCCAATAGTAACGTTTTATCGCCGTTAATGCAGCATCAGCAACTTCAGCAACACCAGCAACAATTGCTGAGAGGATCGGCTG GACTTTTGGCGCACAGCAGAGCACCTATTACGACACCCCCGAATGTAGTGATGGGACTAGCTATCGGCTCTGGTGCTCCATCGCCTTCGTCTCCAAGCATCCAGGGGCATGACAAACGCGACCACATGCGAACAAGCACCTCGTCGCCCAATGTTGCCCAGTCTGGCTCGTCCAGCACGCTCGGTCTCCATCATCACACAAGTGCTTCTAGCTCCCGGCAAGTTGAAGATCCTCAGACAGCTGCCCAAAGACAAGCAGCCGCCAAATTAGCTTTAAGGAAGCAATTGGAGAAAACTTTACTTCAG ATCCCACCACCTAAACCTCCTCCACCTGAAATGCATTTCATCCCCAACCCGAACAATACCGAATTCATCTACTTGTTGGGCTTGGAGGCCGTCGTCGATCGACTAACTCAGGGTGCAGACCATCCAACTCCGCCCATCCCGTTCATCTGCTCCCAGTGCGGCACAGACTTTTCGTCGCTGTGGAAATGGGACAAAGCCGCAACAC TAGAGAAACCAGCAGTGATGTGTGATCAGTGTGTGACCAACAACGTCAAAAAGGCCCTGAAAGCGGAGCACACGAACCGACTGAAGACTGCTTTCGTGCGAGCTttgcagcaggagcaggaaATCGAACAACGTCTGGCGCAAGGTGGCAACATCAGTCCGCCTATTCCTCCACATCATCCGATGCCAGCTCCGTCCCACGCCAGCGCCAGCGTCCATTCCAAAGCGTATGACTCGCTACCGGCCTCTACTCAAATTATCCCCTTCTCCACAAAGTCCATCAACAGTGGAACGCCAGCTCCCGCTCACAGCCCATTAGTCGGATCACACTCGGCCGTGAGCTTGAGCATAGCCGTTGGCAAGGATCGAATGGAGCGAGAGCGCGACAGAGAGCGCGAGAGGGAGCGTGAAAGGGAACGAGAAATTCGTGAACATCGTGAAAGGGAAcgcgagagagaaagggatCGTGAAAGGGAAAGAGAACGGGAGCGTGAACGAAACGAGAACCGCGAACGTGAAAAGGAGAGACAGGCGAACGCAGCGgcggccgctgctgccgccgccgccgcatcGGCTAGCTTCGATTTCTCGAAAATGCCCGACCCGACCAAGCTCTTTGGTCACCAAATGTCTGCAATGCAAAATGCTCTGCAAGCCCAGCTGCTGAGAGGCATGGGATTGCCTTCGGGATCGGCGTCCATGTCGAGTCACGCTCACAACCCTCTCATGAATCCCTTCTCTTCACTGCTGTACCCTTATCAGCTGGCCATGGCCGCTTCGGCTGCTCAAGCAGCAGCTCAGGGCAGAGGCAATAGCGGCGGTGGTGGATCCGGAGGAGCTGGAGGCAGCGGAAACAGCAGTCGAGACAATAGCGCCGCTGCCTTTACCGCCGCCAGTTTGGCCGAACTGCAACGGCAATATCTGCTGGACATGCTCCCACACCTGCCCAACAtggccgctgccgccgccagCAGTGCCGGCTCCCGCTCGTCACAGGGCCAAAGCCAGGGTCATGGCGATGGTCGTCAAAATTGGAAATCTTGA